The Pseudorasbora parva isolate DD20220531a chromosome 25, ASM2467924v1, whole genome shotgun sequence genome segment GTAAGAAGGTAAAATGACATTGTTCAGACAAACCCTACACTTAATTTCTCCACGGCTGCCGTTTGCTCGCGGGAGGTGCAGGAGATATTCTGCTAAAGTAAACTCCGTAAGCATTCATGTTCACTGTTGATAATTCTAATAGGCTAACGTTAACGTACATAGAATGATTAAGGGTACAGtctgtttaaatgttaaataaaataataaatattacaataaatattacaattaaaaatatataacaataataactaGGATAACGTACCTGTCACCGTAGAGTAATTCAGGAAAACATTTTGTACATTTCTGGCTTTATTAATTTTAGACGGGAGCCGTCATCTCAGCGTTTCGCTCCGTTAGCGGGGATGAAGGCGTGTCTGTGGGGTCAGCTGTCAGAGAACAGCACGGCAGGGATGAGTCTGTGCACAGGTAAGATTTCACTGCCATACCTGAGTGCCATCTGCAAACTGTGCCACAGTAGGTCCAACCACAAGTACAAGTAAGTCAACTGTAGCTTCCGAGTTAATGATTTAAAGTAGTTCAAGCgacatttttaataaacagtCGTGAGGGTCCGTTCAGCATGCACTTGGAACTTTATTTTCATATCTCTAGTCTCCTGCACCCCAGACAGAAATAATCATTAACAGCGAGGATCCACAGgcataataaataaatccacAGTGTTAAATCACCAGCCAAACAAGCAATCAGCCTATTGTTAACCTTAATTATAATATAACGTTTTTAAAAATAGGGTTATAAAAAATtagaagtaaataaataaaaaaaaaataggtccTGAAACTCTTattagaatatattttaaaagaaattaagtgTTAATTTGTATATAACTTGGTATCTACATATTCATGGTATTTTTTTCTCGCCATGTCAGATGTCGACCACCAGATGTGGTGGTGTTTCCTCGGTCTGTAGATGAGGTCAGTGCTCTTGCCAAAATTTGTCACCACCACCAACTACCCATCATCCCATTTGGCACAGGGACAGGCCTCGAGGGAGGTGTTGGTGCTCTGCAGGTTGGTCCAGTAGAGAAGAAGAGACACAAGAGTTTGACAGTGACAGGGCAAGTTTTAAGACTTCAAATCTAacctttaaaaaagaaaaaggattttattttgacaatttttttttgatcagtgtttttttgtattttgatcAGTTTTCTTCGGTAAACATCCATTATTGTTTATAACTGTGTATTTTAGGGTGGAGTGTGTTTCAGTCTGAGAAAGATGGACCAGGTCCTTGATCTTCACCAAGAGGATTTTGATGTGACGGTGGAGCCAGGTGTGACGCGCAAAGGCCTCAACTCATACCTGCGTGACACTGGCCTCTGGTTTCCTGTTGGTCAGTCAAATTACTGTGTATTATGGATTCAAAGTAGATTGTATGTTTGAATACAAAGattaatttaagtttaaaagCGTTTTCACACTaagaatgataactataacaatgTCTACAATAGCTTCCACACCAAGCAGGATGGATTCGTATTGGCTGTTGATgttcatcagctggaaaaaaatcgctctgaaagtgattccaattaTATAATTCCTCTATGTTGTCATTGTTATAGTTGTGATGTTGACCTATTCTCATGGAACTGGCATAattattaaaactttatagttattgttatatttatcgTCCTTGTGTGAACGGGCCttcatttaaactttaaaggtgcagtgtttAGTATTTATgtggatctattgacagaaatgcaatataatatacataactatgttaggatgtataaagaccttacatgatgaactgttacatttttattaccttagaatgagccactTCTATCTACATGCAccgcgggtccccttacagtgaagtcaccattttgcgcTGGCATGTTTTTATAGAAGCCCTAAAAGGACAAAATGCTCTATAGAGAAATTATTCATTTCCAATATATTTCCACAGATCCAGGCGCCGACGCATCTCTCTGTGGGATGGCTGCGACTAGTGCGTCAGGCACCAACGCCGTCCGTTATGGCACAATGCGCGAGAACGTCCTGAACCTGGAGGTGGTTCTAGCAGATGGAACAGTCCTCCACACAGCAGGCAGGGGGCGTCGTCCAAGGTATGACTGCAAACTCAAAGCATCTTTTGAGTTGAACTTAACCTGCTGTTGACTACACTTGATGGAATTTTACCTATTCAGAAAGACATCTGCCGGGTACAACCTGACAAACCTTTTTGTGGGCTCGGAGGGAACTTTGGGTATCATTACCAAAGCCACACTTCGATTGTATGGTGTTCCTGAAAGTATGGTGTCAGCTGTCTGCTCCTTTCCATCCGTCCAGTCAGCTGTGGACAGCACCGTTCAGATTCTGCAAGCTGGAGTGCCCATTGCCCGCATAGGTGAGTGAAGGCTGAAGCACATGGTCAAAATGTGCTTAGTGTGCTGCCCCTGTTGGCATTAAAGTTGCACTTTGTAATTTTTCCATCCACTAGAGGGtgctattcaaaacaaaggcgtagtttgatgacgccaagtttgagctcaaaATCTTGGAACATGATGTCTTCACCTCACaaccggtggaaaataggacttgggtagaaatcatgttcatggatgaggttattaacgttactgtagtatgaagcagagcaggaccgagttgTAGTTGTGGAgcaattgttacacaaacacacggctcgcaacgggacttttattatgacgggacacagttgccggcgccatttccgcttttctggtcatgagtatgaggtaacgctgctctgtttatcatatcagatacatttaggtgtgttgaaaattatgttatgacgttactctgtgcattcgctcagcggctgctgtgtcACTtcttgcacactgctaagagtaatgcgtttctgccaaataccagaaaccgagggtaacacagatatgacgcatttgacaggcaactccctcagacatcccggctccttggttaaaatggcaattttctcacaatttacaaatagtttgaAGCATTTGgggtattgtaagaactcaactgaacaaaatatataaaactggcCTAGTAgtttttggttgttttactgcaaaaatactacatagtgcacatttaatgtaACAAAAGGTCTCTTGTGTTGTGAACTTGTAAAATCACAGATTGTGGCCCTACATGCATGCCTAGCTGTGTGATTTAGTCCAGAACTCtattaatttcattttaatcTATTCATTAAAAGCTCTTGCaataacttaaacattaatTCAGAAGGAAACACCGTCCTTATACATAGTCAACACCGAGCACAGTCAAGGGTTTAATGATTTGCTTGGTTCTCAGAACCATGAAGTGTTTCTTCTTTTGCAGTCCACTCAGGGAAAATATTCCACTAGTAGCTTTATCCAATTTATGACTGGTCAGGCATGACCAGTCTCTTAGATTTTTAAATCGAGGCTCCAGTGAGGcgtcgattaaaaaaaaaaaaatgtatccctGGACTTTCTACCCACAAAGGCCTTACACAACTTAATTGATGCTGATATGCTTTGTTTGCAGAGTTCTTGGACGACGTGATGATAAATGCGTGCAATCGCTTCAACAACCTGTCATACGCCATAACGCCCACTCTGTTCCTGGAGTTCCACGGGAGCTCCAAGAGCATGGAAGAGCAAGTGTCCACCACAGGTATATGAGGATAAAACCAACAAATGTGTACaaaaactgtattttacaaAAGCAAAACAAT includes the following:
- the ldhd gene encoding probable D-lactate dehydrogenase, mitochondrial, producing MTLFRQTLHLISPRLPFARGRCRRYSAKTGAVISAFRSVSGDEGVSVGSAVREQHGRDESVHRCRPPDVVVFPRSVDEVSALAKICHHHQLPIIPFGTGTGLEGGVGALQGGVCFSLRKMDQVLDLHQEDFDVTVEPGVTRKGLNSYLRDTGLWFPVDPGADASLCGMAATSASGTNAVRYGTMRENVLNLEVVLADGTVLHTAGRGRRPRKTSAGYNLTNLFVGSEGTLGIITKATLRLYGVPESMVSAVCSFPSVQSAVDSTVQILQAGVPIARIEFLDDVMINACNRFNNLSYAITPTLFLEFHGSSKSMEEQVSTTEEITRDNGGSDFAWAEDEETRGRLWKARHDAWYAALALRPGCKAYSTDVCVPLSRLPQIIVETKEDLISNNITGPIAGHVGDGNFHCLIVLDPNDPDEVQRVHSFTERLARRALAMDGTCTGEHGIGLGKRVLLREEVGPVAIEVMQGLKATLDPKNIMNPGKVL